One Solanum pennellii chromosome 9, SPENNV200 DNA segment encodes these proteins:
- the LOC107030207 gene encoding uncharacterized protein LOC107030207 — protein sequence MTAPLNLEEGQSSTRPPHFNGQFYIWWKTRMHDYLMADDSELWDIVFDLPFIPTSKVKDDEITRVVLKTHQQYNEVDRKKIEKGYKAKKLLVCGIGAEEYNRISACEAAKEIWDCLRTAHEGTEQQGETIHDMYTKLSSITNELRSFGEPISTSKRVRKVLRILPKSWESKVDAITEDKDLKVLTINALIGNLKTHEMNRSQDLSKKEAKKDKSSVVKFTPREASSEEDDIDYLTKRFQKIIRKNIGFRIGGNPPRATTDSESCHKCAKAGNFIRECPMLKAKDKKYQSPGGEKNKQKDLKALAAWGHYSSESGDSDCPEDASMLVIQAKANVFNGMLRRLADILIDSIIELTTERDSMNNSLDGLNEEKEVMVVQMYVLEEQVMVLESEKLELKEQPDFMIEKSRKRKGEAINLQAELESNLNTDETRLSLALERNDQMERELVRLKEELQQKRTQLRGPDPTGKNPRQEIARNRGPSPVRKVSNLKKKKVSEGSSSTCWYMDSGCSKHMNGNTKNFLSLKALLGGGVNF from the exons ATGACTGCTCCACTTAACCTAGAAGAAGGGCAATCCTCAACTCGACCGCCGCATTTCAATGGCCAGTTCTATATCTGGTGGAAAACAAGAATGCATGACTATCTTATGGCTGATGATAGTGAGTTATGGGACATTGTATTTGATTTGCCTTTTATTCCAACTTCTAAAGTAAAGGATGATGAGATAACTAGAGTTGTTCTAAAGACTCATCAACAATACAACGAAGTGGATAGAAAGAAGATTGAGAAAGGTTACAAGGCTAAGAAGCTGTTGGTTTGTGGTATAGGTGCTGAAGAATATAATCGTATTTCTGCCTGTGAAGCAGCAAAGGAGATCTGGGATTGTCTCAGGACTGCTCATGAAGGTACTGAGCAG cAAGGGGAAACTATTCATGACATGTATACTAAACTTTCCTCCATAACAAATGAGCTACGAAGTTTTGGAGAGCCAATCAGTACTAGCAAGCGAGTTAGGAAAGTTCTTCGAATTCTTCCAAAGTCATGGGAAAGCAAAGTGGATGCTATCACTGAAGACAAGGATCTTAAAGTTCTGACGATAAATGCTCTTATTGGAAATCTCAAGACACATGAAATGAATAGAAGTCAAGACCTCTCAAAGAAGGAGGCCAAGAAAGACAAGTCTTCAGTAGTCAAATTTACTCCTAGAGAAGCGTCtagtgaagaagatgatattgACTATCTTACTAAGAGATTTCAGAAGATCATAAGAAAAAACATAGGGTTTAGAATAGGAGGGAACCCTCCTCGAGCTACAACTGATAGTGAATCCTGTCACAAATGTGCAAAGGCTGGGAACTTTATAAGGGAATGTCCGATGCTCAAAGCTAAAGATAAGAAGTATCAAAGTCCAGGAGGTGAAAAGAACAAGCAAAAGGACCTG AAAGCTCTTGCTGCATGGGGACACTATTCAAGCGAGTCAGGAGATTCAGATTGTCCCGAAGATGCATCAATGTTGGTGATTCAAGCCAAGGCTAACGTATTCAATGGGAT GTTGAGAAGGTTAGCAGATATCTTGATTGACTCTATTATAGAGTTAACTACTGAAAGGGACTCTATGAACAATAGTCTTGATGGTCTAAATGAAGAAAAGGAAGTAATGGTAGTTCAGATGTATGTTCTTGAGGAACAAGTGATGGTTCTTGAATCTGAAAAATTGGAGCTTAAGGAGCAGCCGGATTTTATGATTGAGAAATCTCGTAAAAGGAAGGGGGAAGCTATTAATCTGCAGGCAGAGTTAGAAAGCAATTTAAACACCGATGAAACCAGACTTTCCTTAGCCTTGGAAAGAAATGATCAGATGGAGAGGGAGCTGGTCCGTCTTAAGGAGGAACTTCAA CAAAAAAGGACTCAGCTAAGGGGACCAGATCCTACTGGCAAAAATCCTAGACAAGAAATTGCTAGAAACAGAGGACCTTCTCCAGTTCGTAAGGTCTCaaacttgaagaagaaaaag GTGAGTGAAGGAAGTAGCAGCACGTGTTGGTACATGGACAGTGGCTGCTCAAAGCACATGAATGGAAATACCAAAAACTTCCTTTCACTCAAGGCACTTCTAGGAGGAGGTGTCAATTTTTAG